Proteins from one Bacteroides zhangwenhongii genomic window:
- a CDS encoding DUF3876 domain-containing protein has translation MYRKCIGSDPTAARLDFALYEVAGEWESRSGSPRVRIYRNPGRRGGGFYVEVSYKDGTRFSRPVRKYWGGIRYFDLYGYVALAYDAGREVLQLSAYGDYYRASE, from the coding sequence ATGTATCGCAAGTGTATCGGATCAGACCCCACGGCGGCGCGTTTGGACTTCGCGCTGTACGAGGTGGCGGGCGAGTGGGAAAGCCGCTCGGGTTCTCCCCGGGTTCGCATCTACCGCAACCCGGGACGCCGGGGCGGCGGTTTTTACGTGGAGGTGTCCTACAAGGACGGGACACGCTTCTCCCGTCCCGTAAGGAAGTATTGGGGAGGTATCCGTTACTTCGACCTCTACGGGTATGTCGCCCTGGCCTACGATGCGGGGCGCGAGGTGCTCCAGCTCTCCGCCTACGGGGATTATTACCGGGCGTCGGAATGA
- the traN gene encoding conjugative transposon protein TraN, which yields MKKILLALAFIGCMFAAHAQEKPSTGDLYDGLTRPLTFNRVIPPYALEVTFSKTVHVIFPSAIRYVDLGSSDLLAAKADGTENVLRVKAALRDFSRESNLSVITEDGAYYSFNVKYADEPVKLSVEMADFLHGGEAVNRPNNALDIYLQELGCESPLLVKLIMQSIYKNDRREIKHIGCKRFGVQYLLKGIYVHNDLLYFHLQLKNSSNVPFNVDYLTFKITDKKVAKRTAIQEQVVWPVRAYNNVQVIGGKRTERMVFTLPKFTLADDKQLVVELHEQQGGRHQTFTVENADLVRARVINELKVK from the coding sequence ATGAAAAAGATTCTTCTGGCACTCGCTTTTATCGGGTGCATGTTCGCTGCCCACGCGCAGGAAAAGCCCTCCACGGGCGATTTGTACGACGGTCTTACCCGTCCGCTGACCTTCAACCGGGTTATCCCGCCCTACGCGCTGGAGGTGACGTTCAGCAAGACCGTTCATGTGATTTTCCCCTCGGCCATCCGTTACGTCGATCTGGGGTCTTCGGATCTTCTGGCGGCGAAAGCCGACGGCACGGAAAACGTGCTGCGTGTAAAGGCGGCCCTGCGTGATTTCTCGCGCGAGAGCAACCTTTCGGTCATTACCGAGGACGGGGCCTATTACAGCTTCAATGTCAAGTATGCCGACGAGCCGGTGAAACTGTCGGTCGAGATGGCGGACTTCCTGCATGGCGGGGAGGCGGTAAACCGCCCCAATAACGCGCTGGACATCTATTTGCAGGAGTTGGGATGCGAATCTCCGCTGCTGGTCAAACTGATCATGCAGTCCATTTACAAGAATGACCGCCGCGAGATCAAGCATATCGGTTGCAAGCGTTTCGGGGTACAATACCTCCTCAAAGGTATCTACGTGCATAACGACCTGCTTTATTTCCACCTCCAACTGAAAAACTCCTCCAACGTGCCTTTCAACGTGGACTACCTGACGTTCAAGATTACGGACAAGAAGGTGGCCAAACGCACGGCCATCCAGGAGCAGGTCGTATGGCCCGTGCGGGCGTACAACAACGTGCAGGTCATCGGCGGCAAGCGTACCGAGCGCATGGTCTTCACGCTCCCGAAGTTCACGCTGGCCGACGACAAGCAGCTGGTCGTGGAACTGCACGAGCAGCAAGGCGGGCGACACCAGACTTTCACGGTGGAGAATGCCGACCTGGTGCGCGCACGTGTTATCAACGAGTTAAAGGTAAAGTGA
- the traM gene encoding conjugative transposon protein TraM: MTTNEKQNKQPEAGKKELTPRQIQMRKKMVVFPLFFLAFAGCMWLIFSPGEKEREEPSAGFNTELPTPESEGILSDKRDAYVQEEMRRREREKMRSLQDFAFGMEDEEEEPVMPAAVPDKSSGPAGGSSGAFRTSRAAYADINRQLGSFYEETAGETGEEREMQARIEELERRLEEQQAQKTAQEEQVALLEKSYEIAARYMNGGQAPEAPRQKTSVSGKASVQPVRQVRRNIVSLLAAPLPDSVFAREFVKPRNWGFNTVGSDLREPERNSIRAAVQQTVTLTDGGEVTFRLLEPMMAGDLLIPSGTPVTGAARINGERLTVKVSAVQHGGAVVPVDLSVYDTNGNEGIPVPGSEELNAVKEIAANMGAGMGSSITITDDAGSQLLSDLGRSAIQGVSQYVSKKMRSVKVTLKAGYSVLLLPPLQ, from the coding sequence ATGACGACGAACGAAAAACAGAATAAACAGCCGGAGGCGGGGAAAAAGGAACTCACGCCCCGGCAGATACAGATGCGGAAGAAGATGGTGGTCTTCCCGCTCTTTTTCCTGGCCTTTGCCGGGTGCATGTGGCTGATCTTCTCCCCCGGCGAAAAAGAACGGGAGGAGCCTTCGGCGGGTTTCAACACGGAGCTGCCGACCCCGGAATCGGAGGGTATCCTCTCGGACAAGCGTGATGCCTACGTGCAGGAGGAGATGCGGCGCAGGGAGCGGGAAAAGATGCGCTCCTTGCAGGATTTCGCGTTCGGGATGGAGGACGAGGAGGAAGAGCCCGTCATGCCCGCTGCCGTGCCGGATAAGTCTTCCGGCCCTGCCGGCGGTTCGTCGGGAGCTTTCCGGACTTCCCGTGCCGCCTATGCCGACATCAACCGCCAGTTAGGCAGTTTCTACGAGGAGACCGCCGGTGAAACGGGGGAAGAGCGCGAGATGCAGGCCCGCATCGAGGAACTGGAACGCCGCCTGGAAGAACAGCAGGCGCAGAAAACGGCCCAGGAGGAGCAGGTGGCGCTGCTGGAGAAGTCCTACGAGATCGCCGCCCGCTATATGAATGGCGGTCAGGCCCCTGAAGCCCCGCGTCAGAAGACCTCCGTTTCCGGCAAGGCTTCCGTGCAGCCCGTGCGCCAGGTGCGCCGTAACATCGTGTCGCTGCTCGCCGCCCCGCTGCCCGATTCGGTCTTCGCCCGTGAGTTCGTCAAGCCCCGGAACTGGGGGTTCAACACGGTGGGGAGCGACCTTCGCGAGCCCGAGCGCAACAGTATCCGTGCCGCCGTGCAGCAAACCGTGACGCTCACCGATGGCGGGGAGGTTACTTTCCGGCTGCTGGAACCGATGATGGCGGGAGATCTGCTCATCCCCTCGGGTACGCCCGTAACGGGGGCGGCGAGGATCAACGGCGAACGGCTGACGGTCAAGGTCAGCGCTGTCCAGCACGGCGGGGCGGTCGTTCCGGTCGATCTGTCGGTCTATGACACGAACGGCAACGAGGGTATTCCCGTGCCGGGGTCGGAAGAACTCAATGCCGTGAAGGAGATCGCCGCCAATATGGGTGCGGGCATGGGCAGCAGTATCACGATCACGGACGATGCCGGTTCGCAACTGCTCTCCGACCTGGGGCGCAGCGCCATCCAGGGCGTGTCGCAATACGTGAGCAAGAAGATGCGCTCGGTCAAGGTCACGCTCAAGGCCGGTTACAGCGTCCTGCTGCTCCCGCCCCTTCAATAA
- a CDS encoding DUF4116 domain-containing protein produces the protein MTEQERIDIAYLDTGVYENPWRENLFETLPEDRKTAEVCRFAIKKSAFNIEFVPEAMKTPELCLAAAGHRGETLKFVPDRLKTPKMCRAAVDSNSYALYYVPEGLKTPELCMTAVKRNGLVLEAVPGELRTPQICRAALKAVDSADYKILPYIPYPDICLEGLKKFGMSFVDKFEIFASIAPEVMTGELALHGVGMDASCLSLVPVELRTEAVCLRAVSGDGILLHEVPEELRTERVCEAAVSSNYLALEYVPKHLKTDRLCGMALERDPLAIRFFNPEQLTPEVCNRALARTDDLRVLRYIPFEEIHLKVLGFYCTNYDKTFDFLENMNPWFLTPRVAREIFALEPELFYNLPDHAKNEEMCRRAVGHDGSYLQYVPEKWKTPELCMEAIRRSPYAIAHLPESMKSPDLYMSLVRENPQNLKGVPREARTPEMSREAFERTYGKDKTDFSVISALSDPALVLQVFREQNDPQKIHRLMSVLHLNRRLVTEEVALEAVRKDAGVLYDIPQTAITPLVADTAVRGDPRMIQWVPRELRTADLCLYAEATHPELRVYVPDEIAKGRNIYSFHRQVDAKLRQPLEYEQYKTLYSGGAVRVNNVWTSVAGEIDCCEVRYDRKTEKLKLRIVEPPREKKAQPKVAPRKPARGPKL, from the coding sequence ATGACAGAGCAAGAGAGAATAGATATAGCCTATCTCGATACGGGGGTGTACGAGAACCCGTGGCGCGAGAACCTTTTCGAGACGCTGCCCGAGGATCGGAAAACGGCGGAAGTCTGCCGTTTCGCCATCAAGAAATCGGCTTTCAACATCGAGTTCGTTCCCGAAGCGATGAAAACGCCGGAACTTTGTCTTGCCGCGGCCGGCCACCGGGGCGAAACACTGAAATTCGTCCCTGACCGTCTGAAGACACCGAAAATGTGCCGTGCCGCCGTCGATAGCAACAGCTACGCGCTGTATTACGTTCCGGAGGGGTTGAAGACCCCCGAACTGTGCATGACGGCCGTGAAGCGCAACGGTCTGGTGCTGGAGGCCGTCCCCGGGGAATTGAGGACGCCGCAAATATGCCGTGCGGCGTTGAAAGCGGTGGACAGTGCCGATTACAAGATACTCCCTTACATTCCGTATCCCGATATATGCCTGGAAGGGCTGAAAAAATTCGGGATGTCGTTCGTGGACAAGTTCGAGATTTTCGCCTCCATTGCCCCGGAGGTCATGACCGGGGAACTGGCCCTTCACGGCGTGGGGATGGACGCGTCCTGCCTTTCGCTCGTGCCGGTGGAACTGCGCACGGAGGCAGTCTGCCTGCGTGCCGTCAGCGGGGACGGCATCCTGCTCCATGAAGTGCCGGAGGAATTACGCACGGAACGGGTCTGCGAGGCCGCCGTGTCCTCGAACTACCTGGCACTGGAGTACGTTCCGAAACATCTGAAAACCGACCGTCTGTGCGGGATGGCGCTGGAGCGCGATCCCCTGGCCATCCGCTTTTTCAACCCCGAACAGCTCACGCCGGAGGTCTGCAACCGGGCGTTGGCCCGTACCGACGACCTGCGTGTCCTCCGCTATATCCCCTTCGAGGAGATACACCTGAAAGTGTTGGGGTTCTATTGCACGAATTACGATAAGACCTTCGATTTTTTGGAGAACATGAACCCCTGGTTCCTCACGCCGAGGGTGGCCCGGGAAATTTTCGCCCTGGAGCCGGAGCTGTTCTACAACCTTCCCGACCACGCCAAGAACGAGGAGATGTGCCGCCGGGCCGTCGGGCACGACGGGAGCTACCTGCAATATGTCCCCGAGAAGTGGAAAACGCCGGAGTTGTGCATGGAGGCCATACGGCGCAGTCCCTATGCCATCGCCCACCTGCCCGAGAGCATGAAAAGCCCGGATCTATACATGAGCCTGGTGCGGGAGAACCCGCAAAACCTGAAAGGCGTCCCCCGCGAAGCCCGGACGCCGGAGATGAGCCGGGAGGCTTTCGAGCGTACCTACGGGAAGGACAAAACCGATTTCTCGGTTATCAGCGCGTTGAGCGACCCCGCCCTGGTCTTGCAGGTGTTCCGCGAGCAGAACGACCCGCAAAAGATACACCGGTTGATGAGTGTCCTGCACCTGAACCGCCGGCTTGTAACGGAGGAGGTGGCGTTGGAGGCCGTTCGCAAGGATGCGGGGGTGCTGTACGACATTCCCCAGACGGCCATCACGCCGCTCGTGGCCGATACGGCCGTGCGGGGCGACCCGAGGATGATCCAGTGGGTTCCGAGGGAGCTTCGCACGGCGGATCTGTGCCTCTATGCCGAGGCCACCCATCCCGAGTTGCGGGTTTACGTTCCCGACGAGATAGCAAAGGGACGTAATATCTATTCGTTCCACCGTCAGGTGGACGCGAAATTGCGGCAGCCGCTCGAATACGAACAATACAAGACCCTCTACTCGGGCGGCGCGGTGCGTGTGAACAACGTGTGGACGTCGGTTGCGGGTGAGATTGACTGCTGCGAGGTGCGTTACGACCGTAAGACGGAGAAACTCAAACTGCGGATCGTCGAACCGCCCAGGGAGAAGAAGGCGCAGCCGAAGGTCGCGCCCCGCAAACCCGCCCGGGGGCCGAAATTGTAG
- the ltrA gene encoding group II intron reverse transcriptase/maturase → MNEIKKSCASTDQTQSKWDSINWLKCEAAVQKLQARIVKAQKEGRHNKVKALQWTLTHSFYAKALAVRRVTSNNGSKTAGVDMVTWKTPDAKVCAITELKRRGYTPQPLRRVHIRKSNGKLRPLGIPTMKDRAMQALYLMALAPVAETTADANSYGFRKERSTADAVQQCFNDLARTTSPQWILEGDIKGCFDHISHEWLLDNIPMDKVLLRKWLKSGFIFNKQLFPTEEGTPQGGIISPTLANMTLDGLEKLLADSFPINRSKKNYYTPMINLVRYADDFIITGESKELLENHVKPLVIEFLQVRGLTLSEEKTKITHIEEGFDFLGFNIRKYKGKFITKPSKKSRKRFLDKVREIVDKNKSSKQQSLIRLLNPVIRGWANYYKGCSASETFRKTDAQIFNKLWRWSRRRHPKKGKRWIANKYYHTVRGRSWTFAVPLENRKVDKYHTLVRLSDTKIKRHIKIRSEANPYDADWKDFFDQYKTRRMLAHLDGKQYIYRLWNQQMQCCPVCGKHITRETPWKITEMTGSSRKAKVLIHDHCSRITNRNKWKLL, encoded by the coding sequence ATGAACGAAATTAAAAAATCGTGTGCATCGACTGACCAAACGCAGAGCAAATGGGACAGTATAAATTGGCTCAAATGCGAAGCTGCGGTTCAAAAGCTACAAGCGCGCATTGTAAAGGCTCAAAAAGAGGGTCGCCACAACAAGGTCAAAGCCTTGCAGTGGACACTGACCCACTCGTTTTACGCTAAAGCATTAGCGGTAAGACGTGTAACTTCCAATAATGGGAGTAAAACGGCTGGCGTCGATATGGTAACATGGAAAACGCCAGATGCTAAAGTGTGTGCAATAACCGAACTGAAAAGGAGAGGTTATACACCCCAACCTCTGAGACGAGTACATATCAGAAAGAGTAACGGGAAATTAAGACCATTGGGTATACCAACTATGAAAGACCGGGCTATGCAGGCATTGTATCTGATGGCACTGGCTCCCGTAGCTGAAACAACGGCTGATGCCAATTCTTATGGTTTCAGAAAAGAAAGGAGCACGGCAGATGCCGTTCAACAATGCTTCAATGACCTGGCAAGGACGACATCCCCACAATGGATCTTAGAAGGTGATATCAAAGGTTGTTTCGACCATATCAGTCATGAATGGTTGCTTGACAATATCCCTATGGATAAAGTTTTGCTCCGTAAATGGTTGAAAAGTGGATTTATTTTCAACAAGCAACTTTTTCCGACAGAGGAGGGAACTCCTCAAGGCGGCATCATCTCCCCAACTCTTGCAAATATGACTTTGGACGGACTGGAAAAACTGCTTGCCGATAGCTTTCCGATAAACCGCTCGAAGAAAAATTACTATACTCCTATGATAAATCTTGTTCGCTACGCGGATGATTTTATTATCACAGGAGAGAGTAAGGAGTTGTTGGAGAACCATGTTAAACCATTAGTCATTGAGTTTCTTCAAGTAAGAGGGCTTACCTTATCAGAAGAAAAGACTAAGATAACTCATATAGAAGAAGGGTTTGATTTTCTTGGGTTCAATATCAGAAAATATAAAGGCAAGTTTATCACAAAACCATCCAAGAAGAGTCGAAAGAGATTTTTAGATAAGGTTCGTGAAATAGTGGACAAGAACAAGTCTTCTAAGCAACAATCTTTGATACGATTGCTAAACCCAGTCATTAGAGGATGGGCGAACTACTACAAGGGGTGTTCTGCATCGGAAACTTTCCGTAAAACAGATGCACAAATTTTCAACAAACTATGGCGATGGTCTCGCAGAAGACATCCCAAAAAAGGTAAACGATGGATTGCCAACAAGTATTATCACACTGTAAGAGGTAGAAGCTGGACTTTTGCCGTACCGCTTGAAAACAGGAAAGTGGATAAATACCACACTCTTGTGAGATTGTCGGATACGAAAATAAAGCGACATATCAAAATCCGCAGTGAGGCCAACCCATATGATGCCGATTGGAAAGATTTCTTCGATCAATACAAGACCCGAAGAATGCTTGCACACTTAGACGGCAAGCAATATATCTATCGCCTGTGGAATCAGCAAATGCAATGTTGCCCTGTGTGTGGCAAGCACATCACACGGGAAACTCCCTGGAAAATTACTGAAATGACAGGGAGCAGTAGAAAGGCGAAAGTCCTAATACATGATCATTGCAGCCGAATTACTAACAGAAATAAATGGAAGTTACTATGA
- a CDS encoding DUF4141 domain-containing protein produces MKRLILTLFVGLLCFTYQAKAQWTVIDPSNLVQNIKSAVQSSTTATNMVKSLQESIKIYNQSKAYYDALKSVHNIIKDARKVKLTLEMVSEITEIYTSGFNRMVSDPNFTVDELAAISAGYARLLEEGGALVAELKTVITGGNGLSLSDKERMDVVDQVYTKMLEYRNLTRYYTRKTISVSFIRSREKGDAHRVLALYGNPNDRYW; encoded by the coding sequence ATGAAACGATTGATTTTAACGCTGTTCGTGGGGCTTCTTTGCTTCACGTACCAGGCAAAAGCGCAGTGGACGGTCATCGACCCGTCGAACCTCGTTCAGAACATCAAGAGCGCGGTTCAAAGCTCGACCACGGCGACCAACATGGTCAAGTCGCTGCAAGAGAGTATCAAGATTTATAACCAGAGCAAGGCTTACTACGACGCCCTCAAATCGGTGCATAACATCATCAAGGATGCCCGGAAGGTGAAGCTGACGCTCGAAATGGTCAGCGAGATCACGGAAATCTACACCTCGGGATTCAACCGTATGGTTTCAGACCCGAACTTCACGGTGGACGAGCTGGCGGCGATCTCGGCGGGTTACGCCCGGTTGCTGGAGGAGGGTGGCGCGCTGGTGGCGGAACTCAAGACGGTCATAACCGGCGGCAACGGCCTCTCGCTCTCGGACAAGGAGCGGATGGACGTGGTGGATCAGGTTTACACGAAGATGCTGGAGTACCGCAACCTCACGCGCTATTACACGCGCAAGACCATCTCCGTGTCCTTCATCCGCAGCCGCGAAAAGGGCGACGCGCACCGGGTGCTGGCACTTTACGGGAACCCGAACGACAGATATTGGTAA
- a CDS encoding DUF3872 domain-containing protein, protein MKKMKKILALAVWIAALGLLCASCDNGLDIQQAYTFSLETMPVQKRISVGETAEIRCTLVREGRYDGARYTIRYFQPDGRGELRMDDGTVFLPNDRYPLDREVFRLYYTSRSDDQQTIDVYVEDNTGQVVKTSFTFQSENGTEETER, encoded by the coding sequence ATGAAAAAGATGAAAAAGATATTGGCCCTGGCGGTCTGGATCGCCGCCCTGGGTCTTTTATGCGCATCCTGCGACAACGGGCTGGATATACAGCAGGCGTACACGTTCTCTCTGGAAACGATGCCCGTTCAGAAGCGAATCTCCGTTGGTGAAACCGCTGAAATCCGCTGCACGCTCGTGCGGGAGGGGAGATATGACGGCGCGCGTTACACGATCCGCTATTTCCAGCCCGACGGGCGCGGTGAGTTGAGGATGGACGACGGTACGGTGTTCCTGCCCAACGACCGCTATCCGCTCGACCGTGAGGTGTTCCGCCTCTATTACACATCGCGCAGCGATGACCAGCAGACCATCGACGTCTATGTCGAGGACAACACGGGTCAGGTCGTGAAGACCTCCTTCACGTTCCAGAGCGAGAACGGGACGGAGGAAACGGAACGATAA
- a CDS encoding conjugal transfer protein TraO, which yields MKRAIFILTLGLCLLLSDGAHAQRALPAMRGLEIRGGMADGFYTRDSRSETGYWFGLAMSRYAKNADKWVFGAEFLNRYYPYKSERIPVAQFTAEGGYYYKFLADPSRTFFFYLGGSALAGYESVNRGERRLYDGSTLRHRDRFLYGGAVTLEVDAYLTDRIILSLTGRERILWGTTTGHFHAQFGLGVKFIIH from the coding sequence ATGAAACGGGCGATATTCATTCTCACGCTGGGGTTATGCCTCCTCCTTTCGGACGGGGCGCACGCCCAGCGTGCCCTGCCCGCCATGCGCGGGCTGGAAATACGGGGAGGCATGGCCGACGGCTTCTATACCCGGGACAGCCGCAGCGAAACGGGCTACTGGTTCGGGCTGGCCATGAGCCGCTACGCGAAGAATGCCGACAAGTGGGTGTTCGGCGCGGAGTTCCTGAACCGTTATTACCCCTACAAGTCGGAACGTATCCCTGTGGCGCAGTTCACTGCCGAGGGCGGTTACTATTACAAGTTCCTCGCCGACCCGTCCAGGACTTTTTTCTTCTACCTCGGCGGCTCGGCGCTGGCCGGTTACGAGAGTGTGAACCGGGGCGAAAGGCGGCTCTATGACGGCTCTACGCTCCGCCACCGCGACCGTTTCCTCTATGGCGGGGCCGTCACGCTGGAGGTCGATGCGTACCTGACCGACAGGATTATCCTCTCGCTGACGGGGCGTGAGCGTATCCTATGGGGCACTACAACGGGACATTTCCACGCGCAGTTCGGCCTGGGCGTGAAATTCATAATCCATTAA
- a CDS encoding TraL conjugative transposon family protein — MAKKRIKAFGEWVEDHLRRACGALSPDKRIIVILTLLLFFSVLSLYFTVSSIYRFGKGAGERMQIRHIERLELELRQRQEADSVKHLKDFNYDDERKTE; from the coding sequence ATGGCAAAGAAGAGAATAAAGGCTTTCGGGGAGTGGGTCGAAGACCACCTGCGCCGCGCTTGCGGGGCGCTCTCGCCCGATAAGCGGATTATCGTGATCCTCACGCTGCTCTTGTTCTTTTCCGTCTTGTCGCTCTACTTTACCGTGTCTTCCATCTACCGCTTCGGCAAGGGAGCCGGGGAACGGATGCAGATACGGCATATCGAGCGGCTGGAACTGGAATTAAGACAACGGCAGGAGGCCGACAGTGTAAAACATCTAAAAGATTTCAATTATGACGACGAACGAAAAACAGAATAA
- the traK gene encoding conjugative transposon protein TraK, with protein sequence MEFKSLKNIETSFRQIRLFGIVFLCLCALVSVFSVVASFRFAEKQREKIYVLDGGKSLMLALSQDLSQNRPVEAREHIRRFHELFFTLSPDRAAIESNINRALFLVDKSAFAYYQDMQEKGYYNRVVSGNISQRIEVDSVVCDFNAYPYRAMTYARQMIVRESNITERSLVTRCELINSGRSDNNPQGFIMEKFEILENRDLRTLKR encoded by the coding sequence ATGGAATTCAAGTCATTAAAAAACATCGAAACAAGTTTCAGGCAGATTCGGCTTTTCGGTATCGTGTTCCTCTGCCTGTGCGCGCTGGTATCCGTGTTCAGCGTGGTCGCGAGCTTTCGTTTCGCCGAAAAGCAGCGCGAGAAGATCTACGTCCTGGACGGGGGCAAGTCGCTGATGCTGGCGCTCTCGCAGGATTTGAGCCAGAACCGCCCCGTGGAGGCGCGCGAACATATCCGGCGTTTTCACGAGTTGTTCTTCACCCTCTCGCCCGACCGTGCGGCCATCGAGAGCAACATCAACCGCGCGCTGTTCCTGGTCGATAAGAGCGCCTTCGCCTATTACCAGGACATGCAGGAGAAAGGTTACTACAACCGTGTGGTGTCGGGGAACATCAGCCAGCGTATCGAGGTGGACTCCGTGGTGTGCGACTTCAACGCCTATCCCTACCGGGCCATGACCTATGCCCGGCAAATGATTGTCCGCGAGAGCAACATCACCGAGCGTTCGCTGGTCACGCGCTGCGAGCTGATCAACTCGGGGCGTTCGGACAATAACCCGCAGGGTTTCATCATGGAGAAATTCGAGATTCTGGAGAACCGCGATTTACGTACATTAAAAAGATAA
- the traJ gene encoding conjugative transposon protein TraJ — MDFDNLHQVLRNLYQEMMPLCGDMIGVAKGIAGLGALFYVAYRVWKALANAEPIDVFPLLRPFAIGLCVMFFPTVVLGTINAVMSPVVQGTHAILEGQTLDLQAYQQQKDDLEAEARRREGKAWLVDDEVYEQRLADMGITDLGEIISMWAERTWYDIKAGFRQLVRDFFELLFNAAGLTIDTLRTFFLVVLSILGPLSFALSIYDGFHSTLASWISRYISVYLWLPIADLFSAVLAKIQTLMLQADVLALQDPNYIPDSGSGVYIIFLIIGIIGYFTIPTVAEWVIQSGGAGGAMGGINKAGAFATGVAGGIAGNMIGRTFGRRGGGGSSSGNSGGGPASGSAPNGRNLATQGNNNHS; from the coding sequence GTGGATTTCGACAATTTACACCAGGTTCTCCGGAACCTGTATCAGGAGATGATGCCGCTATGCGGCGACATGATCGGGGTGGCGAAAGGTATCGCCGGCCTGGGTGCGCTCTTTTACGTGGCTTACCGGGTATGGAAGGCACTGGCCAATGCGGAGCCTATCGACGTGTTCCCGCTCCTGCGGCCTTTCGCCATCGGCTTGTGCGTGATGTTCTTTCCCACCGTGGTTCTGGGGACGATCAACGCCGTGATGTCGCCCGTGGTGCAGGGCACGCACGCCATACTGGAGGGGCAGACATTGGATTTGCAGGCATACCAGCAACAGAAGGACGATTTGGAAGCCGAGGCCCGCAGGCGCGAGGGCAAGGCTTGGTTAGTGGACGACGAGGTGTATGAACAACGGCTTGCGGATATGGGTATCACGGACTTGGGCGAGATTATCAGCATGTGGGCCGAACGCACGTGGTACGACATCAAGGCCGGTTTCCGGCAGCTTGTCCGGGACTTCTTCGAGTTGTTGTTCAACGCCGCGGGGCTTACCATCGACACGCTGCGGACATTCTTTTTAGTCGTGCTGTCGATTCTGGGGCCCTTGTCGTTCGCCCTCTCCATTTACGACGGCTTCCACTCGACGCTCGCGAGCTGGATTTCCCGCTATATCAGCGTGTACCTTTGGCTTCCCATCGCCGACCTGTTCTCCGCGGTGCTGGCCAAGATCCAGACGTTGATGCTCCAGGCGGACGTCCTGGCCCTGCAAGACCCCAACTACATTCCCGACAGTGGCAGCGGTGTCTATATTATCTTTTTGATTATAGGTATCATAGGCTATTTCACGATCCCCACCGTTGCCGAGTGGGTGATCCAGTCGGGCGGAGCCGGCGGGGCTATGGGCGGTATCAACAAGGCCGGGGCATTCGCCACGGGTGTCGCGGGCGGTATCGCCGGCAACATGATCGGCCGCACGTTCGGGCGTCGCGGCGGTGGCGGTTCCTCCTCCGGTAACAGCGGCGGTGGCCCGGCTTCGGGCAGTGCCCCCAACGGGCGCAACCTGGCAACACAAGGTAACAATAATCATTCATAA